Proteins co-encoded in one Helicoverpa zea isolate HzStark_Cry1AcR chromosome 18, ilHelZeax1.1, whole genome shotgun sequence genomic window:
- the LOC124638712 gene encoding integrin beta-nu has translation MFGISVFVFSCLLFVNFQHGNCQVQQQMLNKLVCIQHYECGACLSAASHCRWCADLNYKSGAPRCNDDESLVNTGCSQGLIQRPEKPIWEVVENSSLQDMMPNSEENVVQIQPQRIRLSLKSRETQKIQFTYRPAKNYPLDLYYLMDLTWSMKDDKETLVSLRDDLPILLKNLTDNFRLGFGSFAEKPLMPFINTDAKRLANPCSMEEEACEATYSYKHHLSLTNQVNEFIERVNSSSVTANLDNAEAQLDALVQVITCGDKIGWATHSRKIIILLSDGLMHTAGDGKLGGATRKSDDQCHLDDRGYYSEAATYDYPSVAQLYRLLEKYKVNVIFAVTESVKSHYDSLNQLLEDFTYVAKLESDSSNILKLVKTGYEDIVSVVDFHDDSNLGPVKVRYFTDCGVKGGPMKEETRCTGVEYGMTLRYEAHVTLESCPEYKSYTQTIRISESQLGQDALTLEVHIQCGCACSVTSQPHMAPMCPVNAHFVCGVCQCNKGWSGPTCDCAIGDENASAELMAQCREPNATRSMACSGAGDCLCGECSCDPGFTGKYCQCATCDVSLENDLECGGVGRGVCVCGQCACAAGWSGAACDCTNSTDTCVSPAGGDICSGHGDCVCGRCQCSAADDSGSKYSGMFCETCATCDNPLCAHAEPCVTCSLNSNCTDSCSVGTVNYTVTERLDSGSADIDDVSCILRLIENDLECEYKYTYSAVPSLSDVEITIRAKECYQPTSARIMTSALVIMGCVVAAGLIAILFFRCGQIVSDRRAYARFVKEAQESRKHMQELNPLYISPISEFRLPDSFPRDKND, from the exons TCTCGTGAACACTGGCTGTAGTCAAGGGTTGATCCAGCGTCCTGAGAAGCCAATATGGGAGGTGGTGGAGAACAGTTCCCTTCAGGACATGATGCCCAACAGTGAGGAGAATGTTGTACAAATACAACCGCAGAGGATCCGCCTGTCTTTGAAGTCAA GGGAGACACAAAAGATTCAGTTTACCTATAGACCAGCCAAAAATTACCCTctagatttatattatttgatggATCTCACTTGGTCTATGAAGGATGACAAAGAAACGCTGGTTTCTTTGAGAGATGATCTGCCTATATTGTTGAAGAATCTTACTGATAACTTTAG ATTAGGATTCGGAAGCTTCGCAGAGAAACCGCTGATGCCTTTCATAAACACGGATGCAAAACGCCTAGCTAACCCATGTTCAATGGAGGAAGAGGCTTGTGAGGCAACCTACAGCTATAAACATCACCTGTCCCTAACCAACCAG GTGAACGAGTTCATAGAGCGCGTGAACAGTAGTTCAGTGACAGCTAACTTGGACAACGCGGAGGCGCAACTAGACGCATTGGTGCAGGTGATCACGTGCGGAGACAAGATCGGCTGGGCGACGCACAGCAGAAAGATCATCATACTGCTGTCTGATGGACTTATGCATACGGCCGGGGATGGGAAACTTG GTGGCGCGACTAGGAAGAGCGATGATCAATGTCATTTGGACGATAGAGGGTACTATTCGGAAGCTGCTACTTATGACTACCCGTCGGTGGCACAGTTATATAGACTGTTGGAAAAGTACAAG GTCAACGTGATTTTCGCCGTAACTGAAAGCGTCAAATCCCACTACGACAGTTTGAATCAGCTACTCGAAGACTTTACCTATGTGGCTAAACTAGAGAGTGACAGTTCTAATATTCTGAAACTAGTTAAAACTGGTTATGAAGATATTGTAAGTGTGGTGGATTTCCATGATGATTCCAACTTGGGTCCAGTTAAAGTTAGGTATTTTACGGACTGCGGAGTAAAGGGAGGCCCTATGAAAGAAGAAACTAGATGCACTGGAGTGGAATACGGTATGACACTGCGGTATGAAGCTCATGTCACTTTGGAGTCTTGTCCTGAATATAAATCT TATACCCAAACGATCCGCATATCGGAGTCGCAGCTAGGGCAGGACGCGCTGACGCTGGAGGTGCACATCCAGTGCGGCTGCGCCTGcagcgtgacgtcacagccgcACATGGCGCCCATGTGCCCCGTCAACGCGCACTTCGTCTGCGGCGTCTGCCAGTGCAATAAGGGATG GTCAGGTCCCACGTGCGACTGTGCGATAGGCGACGAGAACGCATCAGCCGAGCTGATGGCGCAGTGCCGCGAGCCCAACGCCACCCGCAGCATGGCGTGCTCGGGCGCCGGCGACTGCCTGTGCGGCGAGTGTTCCTGCGACCCCGGCTTCACGGGGAAGTACTGCCAGTGTGCGACCTGTGATGTTAGTCT GGAGAATGACCTAGAATGTGGTGGAGTGGGTCGCGGGGTGTGCGTGTGCGGGCAGTGCGCCTGCGCGGCCGGCTGGAGCGGCGCCGCCTGCGACTGCACCAACAGCACTGACACCTGTGTATCGCCTGCTGGGGGGGATATTTGTTCTGGACACGGGGACTGTGTCTGTG GTCGTTGCCAATGCTCAGCAGCAGACGACAGTGGCTCCAAGTATTCTGGAATGTTCTGCGAAACATGCGCCACGTGCGACAACCCGCTGTGTGCTCACGCCGAGCCCTGCGTCACTTGCTCCCTCAACAGTAACTGTACTGACAGCTGCAGTGTGGGCACCGTCAACTACACCGTCACTGAGAGATTAGATTCAG gAAGTGCAGACATCGACGACGTCTCCTGCATCCTCCGTCTCATAGAGAACGATTTAGAATGCGAGTACAAATACACTTACTCTGCCGTTCCTTCCTTATCTGACGTTGAGATTACTATTAGGGCTAAAGAGTGTTACCAACCCACTAGTGCTAGGATCATGACCAGTGCTCTCGTCATCATGGGCTGTGTCGTCGCCGCAGGACTGATCGCCATTTTGTTCTTCCGATGTGGTCAGATCGTGTCAGACAGACGGGCTTATGCCAGGTTTGTCAAGGAAGCTCAAGAGAGCAGGAAACATATGCAGGAGTTGAACCCGTTGTATATATCGCCTATTTCAGAGTTCAGACTGCCTGATTCCTTCCCTAGGGATAAAAATGATTAG